One part of the Phragmites australis chromosome 3, lpPhrAust1.1, whole genome shotgun sequence genome encodes these proteins:
- the LOC133912798 gene encoding uncharacterized protein LOC133912798 produces the protein MAAASQSDAHRREPKHRRPMCGVCTKPLRLCLCGRFRSPPVDTAVGVTVLQHAMEAHHPLNSTRVARLGLRNLAIAQVTDVNNRARFLLTTLGAGCGDLGGGGAGPVAARAGNDGRSDGPREVDMQNGDAVALRRDVICGQSDEKVGAKCAFEKTSPNACGNPGNVRAEIFCDLIGEVDSLEFGHHCGESFGFETMTNDVQPADFERPSSETKQIGTCAVNVVNGESNHRRETGLTYKVKGNSAHPVLANGLEAHGIIRHCNGISKEGEVAAAVGQDWTMKNMDKCTIAYTEKELRIDIECGVKPKIRWLSRGPLGQAAVLNGFVVTKIQTKKSKLTGEVTEFEEFSITIPPKSALLFPCQWAISIDASDCQVQHLIVLDGTWAKAQRMYHENPWLQLLPHVKLESDRVSLYSEVRQEPKAGCLSTIESIVVAMKKLGEHTKGLDDLLDVFESMIADQRRCKDENVKQKLKSQS, from the coding sequence atggcggcggcgagccAGAGCGATGCGCACCGGCGGGAGCCCAAGCACCGCCGCCCCATGTGCGGCGTCTGCACGAAGCCCCTCCGCCTTTGCCTCTGCGGCCGCTTCCGCTCCCCGCCGGTGGACACCGCCGTCGGCGTCACCGTGCTGCAGCACGCGATGGAGGCCCACCACCCGCTCAACTCCACCCGCGTCGCCCGCCTCGGCCTCCGCAACCTCGCCATCGCCCAGGTCACCGACGTCAACAACCGCGCCCGCTTCCTCCTCACCACGCTCGGAGCCGGCTGCGGCGATCTTGGAGGCGGAGGAGCCGGTCCTGTTGCCGCCCGTGCTGGAAATGATGGCCGTTCCGATGGGCCTAGGGAGGTTGACATGCAGAACGGCGATGCTGTAGCATTGCGCCGTGATGTAATTTGTGGCCAATCTGATGAAAAAGTCGGTGCGAAATGTGCTTTTGAGAAGACATCGCCCAATGCTTGTGGTAATCCTGGGAACGTCCGTGCTGAGATTTTCTGTGATTTAATTGGAGAGGTTGATTCTCTTGAATTTGGCCACCACTGTGGTGAAAGTTTTGGATTCGAGACGATGACGAATGATGTGCAACCTGCTGATTTTGAAAGGCCAAGCTCTGAAACAAAGCAGATAGGAACTTGTGCTGTTAATGTCGTTAACGGTGAAAGCAATCACAGAAGAGAGACGGGTTTGACATATAAGGTAAAGGGTAATTCGGCCCATCCTGTATTAGCAAATGGCTTGGAAGCTCATGGGATAATCCGCCATTGTAATGGCATAAGCAAAGAAGGTgaagttgctgctgctgttgggcAAGATTGGACCATGAAAAACATGGATAAGTGCACTATCGCATACACAGAGAAGGAACTCAGGATCGACATTGAGTGTGGTGTGAAGCCAAAAATCAGATGGTTATCAAGAGGTCCACTTGGTCAAGCAGCTGTCTTGAATGGTTTTGTTGTCACGAAGATACAAACGAAGAAATCAAAACTCACTGGAGAAGTAACAGAGTTTGAGGAATTCTCAATCACCATACCGCCCAAATCAGCTCTGCTATTTCCATGCCAGTGGGCAATCAGCATTGATGCTTCAGATTGTCAGGTACAACATTTGATTGTGTTGGATGGCACTTGggcaaaggcacaaaggatgtacCATGAGAATCCATGGTTACAACTTCTACCACACGTGAAGCTAGAATCAGATAGGGTTAGCTTGTATAGTGAGGTGAGGCAAGAACCAAAGGCTGGGTGCTTGTCTACCATTGAGAGCATAGTTGTTGCCATGAAGAAATTGGGAGAGCATACGAAGGGATTGGATGATCTCCTGGATGTTTTTGAGTCAATGATTGCTGATCAGCGGCGATGCAAGGATGAAAATGTGAAACAAAAACTGAAGTCCCAGTCATGA